The following proteins are co-located in the Enoplosus armatus isolate fEnoArm2 chromosome 10, fEnoArm2.hap1, whole genome shotgun sequence genome:
- the hprt1 gene encoding hypoxanthine-guanine phosphoribosyltransferase: MATSSPCVVISDEEQGYDLDLFCIPKHYASDLERVYIPHGLILDRTERLAREIMKEMGGHHIVALCVLKGGYKFFADLLDYIKALNRNSDRSIPMTVDFIRLKSYCNDQSTGEIKVIGGDDLSTLTGKNVLIVEDIIDTGKTMKTLLQLLKQYNPKMVKVASLLVKRTPRSVGYRPDFVGFEVPDKFVVGYALDYNEYFRDLNHICVISETGKEKYKA, encoded by the exons atCAGTGATGAGGAGCAGGGGTATGACCTGGACCTTTTCTGCATACCAAAGCACTATGCCTCAGACCTGGAGAGGGTCTACATCCCACATGGACTCATCTTGGACAG GACAGAGAGACTGGCCAGAGAGATCATGAAGGAAATGGGGGGGCACCACATCGTGGCCCTTTGTGTGCTCAAAGGGGGTTACAAGTTCTTTGCAGACCTGCTGGACTACATCAAGGCCCTGAACAGGAACAGTGACCGCTCCATCCCAATGACAGTGGACTTCATCCGCCTCAAGAGCTACTGT AACGACCAGTCGACGGGTGAAATCAAAGTAATCGGTGGAGATGATTTGTCTACATTGACAGGCAAG aATGTCCTGATTGTGGAG GATATCATCGACACAGGGAAGACGATGAAGACGTTATTGCAACTCCTCAAACAGTACAATCCCAAAATGGTTAAAGTAGCGAG tttgtTGGTGAAGAGAACACCAAGAAGTGTTGGCTACAGACCGGACT TTGTAGGATTCGAGGTCCCTGACAAATTTGTGGTGGGATACGCACTAGACTACAACGAGTACTTTAGGGATCTAAAT caTATCTGCGTCATTAGTGAAACGGGGAAGGAGAAGTACAAGGCATGA